One segment of Leptospira kirschneri serovar Cynopteri str. 3522 CT DNA contains the following:
- a CDS encoding LIC13197/LIC10919/LIC10469 family protein, whose protein sequence is MSDQREQIIQEWSVNLDPIRFTNRENGIKEWLVQNSAKQFLTRAEELLASLPKEEILQEFISGINTAIQFCVEQNKIAALDFSWYYGGDPIDVAYAYGLASCKGQGKLSKTDLGPNEIPGVESDLEHGNLLEEDFSELPVDRAINLWVENLDPHVQKAKDKKELPFDADDILVDLFQIWNYRIGLEACKNISTEFQDVLKKRKPFWITMSRHERWAVPIGLI, encoded by the coding sequence ATGAGCGATCAAAGAGAGCAAATTATCCAAGAATGGAGTGTGAATCTGGATCCGATCCGCTTTACGAATCGGGAAAATGGAATCAAAGAATGGCTCGTTCAAAACAGCGCAAAACAATTTTTGACCCGTGCAGAAGAATTACTTGCTTCACTTCCTAAAGAGGAAATACTCCAGGAATTTATTTCCGGAATTAACACTGCTATTCAATTTTGTGTCGAGCAAAACAAGATCGCTGCTTTGGATTTTTCTTGGTATTATGGTGGGGATCCTATCGATGTTGCGTATGCTTATGGACTCGCCTCTTGCAAGGGTCAAGGGAAATTGAGCAAGACCGATCTCGGTCCGAACGAGATTCCTGGAGTTGAATCTGATCTGGAACATGGAAATTTATTGGAAGAAGACTTTTCAGAACTACCCGTCGATCGAGCGATCAATCTTTGGGTGGAAAATTTAGATCCACACGTTCAAAAAGCAAAAGATAAAAAAGAACTTCCGTTTGATGCAGATGATATTTTAGTTGATCTTTTTCAAATATGGAATTATCGAATCGGTTTAGAAGCTTGCAAAAATATCTCAACAGAATTCCAAGATGTTTTGAAAAAAAGAAAACCATTTTGGATTACTATGTCTCGACACGAAAGATGGGCGGTCCCGATTGGTTTGATTTGA